AATTGGATTAGGAAAAACAAAGAACATTCCACCTCCAGAATCAGTAGAAGGGGGATTTGTAAAGCCTCCTGAAGATCCTAGTACAAAATGAACAATTTATCAGTTATACGCGGATCTTATATTCAAAATTTCAATAAATCAATTCATGGTAGAAATTCCAAAAATAAGTAAAGAAAAGACATCATTTGAGGATAGTATTTCATGGGAAGACATTCAGGGTCTGAGCTGGATGTTATCTGAATTCAATGGTGAGGCAATTAAGAAAAATACTTACGCCTGTGCGTAAGATTCAATTTTTTAATTTCTAAATTTTTAGAAAATTAGATAAGTATCTTTAAACTCTACAATACATGACAAAAAGTATTAGTTGTAAGGATGCTGGAAAAGATTGTGGTTGGTCTGCCTCATCTCAAACAGAAGAAGAGTTGATGCATAAAGTCCTTGAGCATGTTAAAGAAGATCATAAAGAGATCGAACTAAATCCTGAATCTATTGAGAGTATCAAGTCATTAATTAAAGAAAATTAAGTGATTTTCATCCAAACTACGTAAAATTAGGCAAATTTTAGTAAAGGTTAGGCCTGGTTCAGAATTTATTTTATGTAAAAATATAGAAAATTAAAGGGAAAAAAGATTATAGATCTAGCGAGTCTTTGAGACCCTTGTATCTATTTCTGATAGTTACTTCAGTAACGTTTGCAGCTTCGGCAATATCACGCTGAGTCTTGTCCTCACCGTTTTTGACACATGACAAGTACAGTGCTGCTGCAGCCAATCCCATAGGATCTTTTCCTGCTGAAACTTCGTTTTCTTGTGCTTGTTTGAGCACTTTGACTGCATATCTTTTTGTCTTTTCTGCAATTCCAATTCTGCTTGCAATTCTTGCGACACATTGAATTGAATCAGTTACTGGCATTCTCAAGTCTAGTTCTTTGACTAGCAGTCTGTAACATCTTGCAATGTCTTTTCTCTTGATGTTAGCTGCTTGCTCTACATCTTTTAGATTACGTGGAGTTTCAGTATCACGACATGCAGCATAAAGTGCTGAGGCCATTAGTGCTGAAATGGAACGTCCTCTAACAAGACCTTTGTCAAGTGCTTTTCTGTAGATGTAAGCTGCTTTTTCAATTACAGCATCAGAGATTGCTAGTTTGTCTTTTAGTCTGTTTAATTCACTAAATGCCTGTCTAAAATTTCTATCAACAGGTTCATGAACTTGACTTCTACTATCCCAAGTTCTTAGTCTTTCAATTGTGCTTTTCATTGATGCAGTTAATGGACGGCCTGAAGCATCCTTGTTGATTGGATTGATGATTGTTGCAAGTCCCATATCATGCATGGTCAGCGATGTTGGTGCGCCTGCTCTTGCTCTGTCACCGTGTTCGTCTTGTGTAAAGGATCTCCATTCAGGTCCAGATTCCTGTAGTTTCTCAGTAATTACAAAGCCACATTTGGAGCAAAACATTTCTCCTGATTCATTGTCAGTGACCAGCTTACCCTGAGCGCATCTAGGACACAATTCTTTTGGGTTTTTAGATTGACTTACCATCTTACGATTCTAGGGTTTTGAGTTCTTTGGTATTTATGAATCATCAACTTTTTTCCTAAATTTTGACTAAATTTGAGCCTGACAAAAACACAGAATAGTCATAATATGGATAATACCTCAGGAAAAAACCATGAAAATGCTCAAGATCACACCTCTCCTGTTTATGGTGTTAATTGCACTTGTGCCAAGTGTGTATGGTGATACCAAAGCCCAAACCATGGAAGGAAGCATGGATGTTAAGATAGAGTATCCAAGTGAGGCAGTCATTGGAAGAAGTGTGACAATTTCTGTACTTGTAGAAAACAAAGGATGGGAAGATAAACAGGACATTTCATTTGTGTTTTCTAGTCAAGATAATTCCATGATACCTGCGGCATCAGATAGCATAATAATTGAAAAATTATCTCAAGGTGGATCCTTTGGGGCCAACATTGATTTTGAAATTCCAGAAAATGCAAATCCTGGAACAAATTTTCTTAATGTAAAATACTCACAGGTACTGGTTGCAAATAATGAAAATCCTCAAGATCCGATTTTTCAAGATATTGCAATTCCAATAGTAATCAAGGAAAAACCAAATGTGACAATTTACACAAAGACACCAGAGTCAATTTTTGCAAATGCAGAATTTCCAATTGAAGTGGAGTTAGTATCTGAGGACATAAACATATCAGATGTTACAATCAAAGTAATTCCACCTAAAGACATTGAATTTAGAGGTGAGACAATGCATACATTTTCTACAATTGAAAAAAACACTCCAGTTGGAATTACATCAAGAATAATCACTCCAACTGAGGAAGTGAACACTGAATACAAGTTACCATTTGAAATTATTGTAGAATATACTGATGATCAGGGAGAAGAAAATACAGAATCAAAGACAGTGTCACTAGTCCTAAGACCACGAACATTTATGGAATTGACAACAGATGGAGGGATTTGGATTGGTGACTTTTTCATTGCACCATATGTATCACTTGGAACAATAATTGGAATTCCTGCAGGCTCTATAATCACACTTCTAATTAGGAAAAAAACTATGCCAAAAAAGAAAAAAGCAAAGCGAAAAACAAAGACAAAAACTAGTGTCTAGGACTCAAGTTTCTGATTAATTGACTGAATGTATTTTTGACTGTATTCAGTATACATTTGGATTTTATCTTGTGCCAAGGCCATAGCGCCTGGTCTGCTGTTTACTAGTTTTTCTGACTCTTGTTGTACTGCTAGCAATTTTTTCAAGTCTTCTTTGCTTTGTGATTCAAGTTGTGAAAGCAACGTTTGAAGTTCGCTTTCAAGCATGTTTTTAGTGTCAGGTATTGCTGGTGGTTCTGCTCCAATGATTTCTTTGGTTGTAATTTTTCCAAATACTTTTCTTTCTAGTTCAGTCATTACCCAAAACCCCATTTAGTGTTATAAATTCAATTTGAATTTCTGGTTTTTTCATCTCTAAAATTTCCTATATATTTCAAAAAATAAAAAGTAAGATTGCAGTGCAATTACATTCTCAGATTTGATATGAGTGCTCTGTTTTAATTAGAATTTACAAGAAATACCACAATATTGAATCAGACAAATGAATCTGTAGAAATTTGTCAGTGTAGCGTTTGTCAGAATTGTAACTTTGATGTTGAAAAAGATGAAAAACTATGCCAAGCTTGTGTCAGGGATATACATAAGTTCTAGTAGTCGTGTTCGCTAAAATCTGATCCCAGTGCAATGGTTGCAATGATTGTGCTTTTGGTAGTTTGAAATTTGAGATTTTTGTCTGGTTCAAATTGATGAAATATTTCTTTAAGTAATTGTTCTGTAAAGAAGGACCAATTCATGCCAAGCTCATGTTGAATGATAAAATGGTGCAGATCACCTTCAGTTCTGTGATCTGACTTCATACCAGATGCACGAATATAGTCTTCAAGTGTTTCAATACAGCGTTTAAGATCATATTTGCCCTTCATGAAAAGAACGGTATCTTTAATCAGCGGCAATACTGCCTTGATAATCTCACTGATATCATCTCCATCCATCTCTTCTCCTAAAGAATCCAGAATCCCCTTTGGAACAGGAATCATTCCAATTTTATCTCCAAAACGATCCCAGTTTACATATTTTTCAAGAATTTGTTTTACCAAAACATTTTGTGATATGTTTTTGTGCATTGCTTCAGTCTCAAGTTCTTCAACGACTTTAGCAGGAAGCCTATAGGTAATGCTACGAGTTTTTTCTTTTTTTGGAGGATGGGCTTGTCTGTTAGTTGGTGTTGACTTCACTGAGGATCACTTCAATTTATGGTATATATGATATTAGGAACATGATTTTAATTTAAAAGGAAAATAGAAAAACTATTTTTTATTAAAGAAGAATTCGCCTTTTTCTTCTAACCCTTCTACGTATTCATCCATTTCTAGTTTGAATTCTTCTTCATCAGCATACGCCCTTTCTGCATGTTCGCTGATATCGAGTCCAGCATCTTCCACTTCTGGAGATACCCTTACTCCTATCAAGAAGTCCAATACCTTCATGATGATGAAGGTTCCTCCAAATCCTAATGCTGCTGCAACTGCAACACCAATTGCTTGAATTCCTAATTGATCTGGATTACCATATAGTAATCCATCAGGTCCTGCAGGGTTTACTGCAGAACTTGCAAAGATACCAATTGCAAGTGCACCAATAATACCTGCAGTTCCGTGGACGGAGCTGACATCTAGTGCATCATCAATCTTTAGTTTCTCCTTGAAGATTACAATTGTTGAATATGATGCGATACCAATTGCGATACCAATTACAAATGAGTGTTCTACACTAACGAATCCGGATGCTGGTGTAATTCCTGCAAGTCCTGCAATTGCGCCGTTAACTGCCGCAACTACTGAAGGTTTGCCTGTTCTCATCCAAGATAGTCCTACCCAAATTAAAGCTGAAACTGATGATGCCATGTGAGTTACAATTACAGTGTTTCCTGCCAATGATCCAGATGCTAATGCGCTTCCTGCGTTAAATCCGAACCATCCCAACCATAGTAATGATGAACCTACTACAGCAAGTGGAATACTGTGTGGAATTTCAATTGCTGGTCCAAAGAACCTTCTTCTTCCAAGCACTATGGCAGCTGCAAGAGCGCCCATACCGACACTTGTGTGAATTACGATACCGCCAGCAAAGTCTACAACGCCAAGTTCTGCTAACCAGCCGCCTCCCCATACCCAGTGTACTAGTGGATAATAGATGAGGATAGACCAAGACGCGATAAATATGATAAATGAGCTGAACTTCATTCTCTCAGCAATTGTACCTGTCAGTAGCAATGGAGTAATTGCTGCAAACATTAACTGGAACTTCACAAATAAGACACCAGGAATAGTTGGTGCATAATCAAGGGACTCATCCCATGGAACACCTTTGAGGAATACCCAATCCATGTTACCCATTAAACCACCTGTCTCATCAGGTCCAAATGATAAACTAAATCCAAAAACGAACCACATTACACTAAGTAGTGCTAATCCAAAGAAGATCTGCATGAAAACTGATACTGCATTCTTTTTTCTTAGGAGGCCAGATTCAAAGAGTCCTAGTGCAGGGATCATTAACAGTACTAAACTTCCTGCTACCAGCATCCACGCTGTATCACCAGTATCTATGGCCATTGTAAAATTTGAGTTTCTAAAACCTAATAATAATAACGAAATTTGATAGGAATTTGATTATCATGTGATAATCGAAAAATGAAACTGTTATTTGTAAAAACCCCAGAAACCTTTCAAATGCTAAGAATTGAAGCTTTACTAGGAAACAACGACGTAATGGAGATTAGTGAAGCACTAAAGAAAATTCAGATAGGCGGTCTAACAGTAACCAAAGTTAGAGGTCGTGGAAAGAAACCACCTCCTGAAATCCATGCTTCTAAAGGTAGTGCAATATTTCAGCCTCAATTCAGCCAGAAATATGTAATTGTAGCTATAATTCCTGAAAATAAAGAAGAAGAAGTAATCAACATTATCAAAGAGAAAGGAACTGTTGGAAAGATTTTCGTCTCACCAATCTTAAGAGCAGTTGACATTGCAACTGGAACTGAAGGCGAAGAAGTAATCTAGCTAAAATTCCCCAAAATTATTTCCATAGACAATTGTTTCATGTTTGAGTTGCTTTTCAATTGTTGGAAGGTAACCCATGATACAATGATTTACAAAATCGCTAAATGATTTTATTCTATATTCAGTTTGTAGTTTTTCTTCATTTTCATCATAGATCTTTTCTAGTTTGATAAGAGTAAATTTCTGAAGTGGGACTAGTCTACTTCTTTTAATTTTTGGTTTTGGTGGGAGTTTGAAGTCATCAGTTTCAACATCATGTTGTACTTCTAATGTTTCCATGTCTACAACCTCTTCCATTTCAGAGATGAAAATTTTGCCTCCTTGAACATTAGCAAAGCCTGATTTTTTTGATATCAAATTAATTACTTGTCTTGCATCCTTATCAGACACTACAAGTTCAATTTTTGAAAGAGGAATTGTTTTGAGGCCAGATGAACCAACCTTTGATGCAGATTGTTTATCAAAAATTTTGCTGTCTTCAAGATTTCGTTTATCAATAATTGAATAACCCATACTTGCTAGTTGATTTGCAATATTTGGATAGTTTGATCTTTTAATGATAGCCTCAATTTTCTTCATAGAAAATTTAAAAAATTTGCTTATTTATTAGCCTAGCTGAATACTTGAGATGAAAAAAGCAAAACTGAGTGCATTGCAATCAAAGGTTTTATTTTTTCAAAGGTCATAATATGACTTAATGAATGGAAAGATTTTAGTTTTATTCGGAATTGCCGCACTCAGCAGCATGCTAGTGCCATCTTTGATGGATATTGCTTATGCACAATACATGGGTAATGTCGGCCAAGAAGGACAAACCGGAGCTTACACCTTAGAAGAAGCACTTGAGATTCAAAGAAGAAGAATTGAAGCAGCAGAAGCAAACCCAGCATCTGGTTCAGGTACACCTTATCTTGATGCAAGTGGTGTAGTTGGTGCCTCAATTATTGCAGGTGCAGTCTTTGGTGGTATTGCCGCAGCATTCTTCATTAGAGGAAGATCTGGCAAATACGCAGCAATGGGACGTGGTTAAAATGAATCACTCCCAATGTTTTCTAATCAATTTTGTGATCAATCAAGAAAGGGAGGACAAGTATGACATATTGTATTGGAGAGTGTAAGAAATACAAAGCAACAAAACCAACACAAATTGGCAGGTATGCAGCAGGACAAAAACGGTGTAATTATTGTGAAGTTTTTGTAGAATACGATGGAATAACATGTCCATGTTGTAATAGGCAGCTTAGATGTCTACCACGAAGTAGAAAAGGAAAAGAAAAGTATCTCGAGCAAGTAGTTAGATAAAAAAGAAAGAAGATTATTGTATCGATACGGATTTTTTCTTTTGTGTCTTCGTTGGTTTTGATTTTGGCAAAGTAATGTCTAAGACACCATCTGAAAGTTTTGCCTTTACCTTGCCTGAAACAACTTTTTCAGACAAAGGAAGTGTTCTATAATACGACACATGGCTCCTTTCTTTTCTAAGATAGTTCTTTTTCTTTTCTTCAGACTCTTCTTTATGTTCTGCAGAAATTTCCAGAGAGTTATCAGTCACATTAAGATTGATTTCATTTTTCTTTATTCCCGGAACATCCATCTTTACGCGAAATTGTTTTCCTTCATCAATCACATCACAAGATGAATGTGGCATTTTTGGCATTGAAATTGATGGAAATGATGAAAATGCTTTTTCCATTTCTCGTCTCAAGTTATCAATTGATTTGTCAATATCTAGCCAATTTGATGTCCATGATGGTTCTATCTTAGATTGTTTTTTTACAGGCTTTTTTGTTGTCATGATTTATGATGTAAAAATTAACTATAAAAAAAATGAGTAGTATTTTCAATTTTGAAAGCACTGTTTTGAAAATCATGCCTGAAAATAAAACGTCTATTTATAAGAAAATAGATTGTCTAAAGTCTAATGGCAATACCTGTTGATGTCCAAGATTATGTTGAAAAACATATCAAATTGATGATTTCACAAACAGAAACTTATCTTCCTTTCATTAGAGTTGCATTTCCGTATTCAAAAAATTTAGCTGATGGAGTATACAATCTAATTATTGGCAGTGCACTTTCTGTTTTTGTAAATCAATATGCAATGCGAATGAAATATCCAACTGCTGATGATTTTACAGAATTTGGAAAAATTTCTCTAAAATACAGAGATCAGATAGATCAATTCTTTACCTAATTGATTTTGATCTTTTGACCAGAAATCTTCTTAGGAATAATAATTCTTAAAATTCCATTTTCAAATTTTGCAGTAGTTTTATTTTTATTGATATTTCCTGGCAATGAGATTGTTTTCTTAAAATATTGAAATTGTGTTTTCACACCTAGTTTTTCTTCATAGTATGTTTCCTTTAGTTTTGCCTCAACACCAATTGTATTTTGATCAAATGTTACTTTGATATCTTTTTTATTTACTAAAGGAAGATCGAATTCTAATAACCAGTAGGTTCCAAACTCGCGTAGACATGATAATGGTGATAAAATTTGGCTATCAATATCATCGCTAAATAATGAACTAAGTGATGGTTGAATTATTCTTATTTCAAATTGGTTATCAGCATAATCTTTCATTTAATCACCTGTAAATTTGTGGAGCTCTTCCAGTTTGTTTGTCCTGCTGCTGTTGTTGTAATGCACGAATGGTCTCTTCCATTAGATTTCTATGTTGTATTCGAAGTCTTTCCATTTTCTTTTTGATGTCAGTTGTATCTACTTTAACATTCAGAACTTTTGCAAGTGTTGTAATTGCTAAGATCGATGCTTCAGGATCGGGAAAGAAAGGATGGCATTCTGCATACAGAATTAATGCTGGAGTTTTTGATTTTCTAAAAACAGTGATTATTGCAGCGTCAGTACCAAAAATTGAGCCTGCAAGAAATTTTGGAATCTCATTTTTATATAACAATTCTTCAAGTGGTTGATGTGTTGCTAAACCATATATTTTTGGAGTTTTTGGTTCTCGATTAATGGTTTCCATTCCACTGACAATGATGATTTTTTTTATATCATTATTTTTGCAATATTGTAAAACTGATTCTGAAAAATTATTTGCATGATAAGGATCAAAGGGGAGATCAGAAATTATCACAAAGATGTTATCTTTTTTATAAATTCTGATTGGAGAAAGAATTTCTCCATTTTCAACAAACAATGTAGGTGGTAAATCAGGTAGATCAATCTCCCCAATTTGCTTCATCCCTAAATAATGGATTAAATAAGATATTGAAAATGTGCCAACAAGACCATTGCTTGGAAAGCCTACCAACAGGATATTTTCTTTAATTGATTTGTTTAATGTCATTAGAATTCTGGAAGTCCAATCTTTCTAATACTTGTCTTTGAACGTTGTTTAGCACGTTTAGACAATGTTTTTAGTAATTTTTGGCTTAACTCCTCTAGGACTTCGCTTAAATCAAATCCAACTGAATTGTAAATCATTGGAGCATGATGAGGAGTTATAATCATAATTGATACTTCGTATTTTCCTTCTTTTTTACCTCCGGTTCTTTGTTGTTTAATTGAAACACGGGCTTCTTGAATTTCTGAATAGACTTTTTGTAATCTTTTCAGCGTATTCATAAATTTTTTACTGATTAGACTTACATTCTTTTGATCTTCGGGTAGTCCAACAATATACAACGGAATTGGAGTTTCAATTTTTGATGCAAGCAATCCAAGAATATCTCTTAATGTGATAATCCCTTGTAGATTATCCCATAAATTAACAAGACAGCATGTTGTATCTGTTTTTTGCATTAATTTTATAATTTTGTTAAGATCATCATTTGGTGTACATTGGGGGATTCGTGTACTTCCAATGTTTCCTATTCTTGATTCTAATTTGTGAATCGTTCTGCTTCCCATTGATTTTCTTCCTTGTTTTTCTTGTGGAATAATAGAATCAAGAAGATGTGAGGAAGTAAGAACTTGTTTGACTTGGCCTTTGTTCATCACTGGTAAGTGATCCAGTTTTTTTGAAGTCATTATTTTTCTAGCGCTGCTAAGTGATTCGTCAGAGGAGACTATGATTGGGTTTTGAGTATAAATTAAATTAGCTTTAATCCATTTGTTGTCTTTTTTTGAGAGTAATTTTAGAATTTTTTTAGCGGTAACTACCCCAACAATTTTGTTTTTTTGAACAACTGGTACTTCACGAATTCTATAATGTGCTATGATGTTTGCTGCTTTTTGAATGGAATTGTTTGGTGTAACAAATGGAATTGGGTAAAGAAATGGATCCACTTTCATAGTTGTAATGCTTTTTGCATTAAGTAATGTTCTAACATTTGTGGATAGTGTAGTTTTTCCATTTAAATAAAATGCATCATAAGCGTTATTCTTTGTTAATTTACCAATTACACTTGATAGAGTTTCTGATGGCTCAATTAAGGTGGCCTTAGAAATAAGGGGTTTTACCTTTTGTGACTGAATATCTTTAAGATGTTCATAAATTGTATCTGTAATCATTTTTCTCTACTTCTTTGAGATTCCTCTTATTTTTAAATTAAAAGAAAACCTAGATTTTCAGGATTGATATTCATTAATGATATTTGAATGGATATATTTAACGAATAAAATTAATGGTTTGTATTGAAATTAAAAAATGCTGATCTAAATCAAATTATCATTAAACGAACCATAACTGTCAAACCTGATTCTAGTTTACTTGAGGCAAGAGAAGTCCTACTACGACATAATCTAAAGCGTCTTGTTGTTATAGATACTAAAAATAAACCAGTTGGAATTTTAACAGAAAAAGATATTGCAAAAACAATCTATGCATTAGGCGATAAGCCAATCAAATCTGTAAAAGTATCGGGATTTATGTCGAAGAATCTTATCACTGTAAAGAAAACGGATACGATTTATGACTGCGCAAAAAAGATGAAGAAAAATCATATCAGCTCAATTATTGTTCTTGGTAAAAATGGTGTTTTGGAGGGATTGGTGACAAAAACTGACCTTGCTTCAATTTTTCTAACACATGCGGTAAGTCCACTAAAAATTTCTAAAATTATGACTAGAAATGTAATTACAGCAATGCCTGGTGATTCAT
Above is a window of Nitrosopumilus sp. K4 DNA encoding:
- a CDS encoding CBS domain-containing protein is translated as MITDTIYEHLKDIQSQKVKPLISKATLIEPSETLSSVIGKLTKNNAYDAFYLNGKTTLSTNVRTLLNAKSITTMKVDPFLYPIPFVTPNNSIQKAANIIAHYRIREVPVVQKNKIVGVVTAKKILKLLSKKDNKWIKANLIYTQNPIIVSSDESLSSARKIMTSKKLDHLPVMNKGQVKQVLTSSHLLDSIIPQEKQGRKSMGSRTIHKLESRIGNIGSTRIPQCTPNDDLNKIIKLMQKTDTTCCLVNLWDNLQGIITLRDILGLLASKIETPIPLYIVGLPEDQKNVSLISKKFMNTLKRLQKVYSEIQEARVSIKQQRTGGKKEGKYEVSIMIITPHHAPMIYNSVGFDLSEVLEELSQKLLKTLSKRAKQRSKTSIRKIGLPEF
- a CDS encoding transcription initiation factor IIB family protein, yielding MVSQSKNPKELCPRCAQGKLVTDNESGEMFCSKCGFVITEKLQESGPEWRSFTQDEHGDRARAGAPTSLTMHDMGLATIINPINKDASGRPLTASMKSTIERLRTWDSRSQVHEPVDRNFRQAFSELNRLKDKLAISDAVIEKAAYIYRKALDKGLVRGRSISALMASALYAACRDTETPRNLKDVEQAANIKRKDIARCYRLLVKELDLRMPVTDSIQCVARIASRIGIAEKTKRYAVKVLKQAQENEVSAGKDPMGLAAAALYLSCVKNGEDKTQRDIAEAANVTEVTIRNRYKGLKDSLDL
- a CDS encoding P-II family nitrogen regulator; the protein is MLRIEALLGNNDVMEISEALKKIQIGGLTVTKVRGRGKKPPPEIHASKGSAIFQPQFSQKYVIVAIIPENKEEEVINIIKEKGTVGKIFVSPILRAVDIATGTEGEEVI
- a CDS encoding CBS domain-containing protein; amino-acid sequence: MKLKNADLNQIIIKRTITVKPDSSLLEAREVLLRHNLKRLVVIDTKNKPVGILTEKDIAKTIYALGDKPIKSVKVSGFMSKNLITVKKTDTIYDCAKKMKKNHISSIIVLGKNGVLEGLVTKTDLASIFLTHAVSPLKISKIMTRNVITAMPGDSLLYVESLLIHNRIARIVVQRNRIPVGIITFRDFVPAKLPHWIAESADPKEVQQYKMKGMADFNVNQMSHLLHFKAVDIMSSNPITVDADEDVGVAVLLMIRNNISGIPVVKKSKLVGIITKSDIVKAIAEA
- a CDS encoding ammonium transporter; its protein translation is MAIDTGDTAWMLVAGSLVLLMIPALGLFESGLLRKKNAVSVFMQIFFGLALLSVMWFVFGFSLSFGPDETGGLMGNMDWVFLKGVPWDESLDYAPTIPGVLFVKFQLMFAAITPLLLTGTIAERMKFSSFIIFIASWSILIYYPLVHWVWGGGWLAELGVVDFAGGIVIHTSVGMGALAAAIVLGRRRFFGPAIEIPHSIPLAVVGSSLLWLGWFGFNAGSALASGSLAGNTVIVTHMASSVSALIWVGLSWMRTGKPSVVAAVNGAIAGLAGITPASGFVSVEHSFVIGIAIGIASYSTIVIFKEKLKIDDALDVSSVHGTAGIIGALAIGIFASSAVNPAGPDGLLYGNPDQLGIQAIGVAVAAALGFGGTFIIMKVLDFLIGVRVSPEVEDAGLDISEHAERAYADEEEFKLEMDEYVEGLEEKGEFFFNKK
- a CDS encoding P-II family nitrogen regulator yields the protein MKKIEAIIKRSNYPNIANQLASMGYSIIDKRNLEDSKIFDKQSASKVGSSGLKTIPLSKIELVVSDKDARQVINLISKKSGFANVQGGKIFISEMEEVVDMETLEVQHDVETDDFKLPPKPKIKRSRLVPLQKFTLIKLEKIYDENEEKLQTEYRIKSFSDFVNHCIMGYLPTIEKQLKHETIVYGNNFGEF
- a CDS encoding Hsp20/alpha crystallin family protein; the protein is MKDYADNQFEIRIIQPSLSSLFSDDIDSQILSPLSCLREFGTYWLLEFDLPLVNKKDIKVTFDQNTIGVEAKLKETYYEEKLGVKTQFQYFKKTISLPGNINKNKTTAKFENGILRIIIPKKISGQKIKIN
- a CDS encoding Hsp20/alpha crystallin family protein is translated as MTTKKPVKKQSKIEPSWTSNWLDIDKSIDNLRREMEKAFSSFPSISMPKMPHSSCDVIDEGKQFRVKMDVPGIKKNEINLNVTDNSLEISAEHKEESEEKKKNYLRKERSHVSYYRTLPLSEKVVSGKVKAKLSDGVLDITLPKSKPTKTQKKKSVSIQ
- a CDS encoding proteasome assembly chaperone family protein, whose amino-acid sequence is MTLNKSIKENILLVGFPSNGLVGTFSISYLIHYLGMKQIGEIDLPDLPPTLFVENGEILSPIRIYKKDNIFVIISDLPFDPYHANNFSESVLQYCKNNDIKKIIIVSGMETINREPKTPKIYGLATHQPLEELLYKNEIPKFLAGSIFGTDAAIITVFRKSKTPALILYAECHPFFPDPEASILAITTLAKVLNVKVDTTDIKKKMERLRIQHRNLMEETIRALQQQQQDKQTGRAPQIYR
- a CDS encoding DUF1059 domain-containing protein — encoded protein: MTKSISCKDAGKDCGWSASSQTEEELMHKVLEHVKEDHKEIELNPESIESIKSLIKEN